The Caldicellulosiruptor obsidiansis OB47 genome segment TCTCCGCACACAAATACAAAGTCAAGCTCGTCCCATCCACGCTTTTTCATGTCTTCCCTGCAAATAGGTAAAAAAGCCATTCTACTTCCTCACTCCATATTCATAAGCATCTCGTCAAACTGCTCTTTGGTTATTAAAACCTGGCGCTTGCCGGTAGAATCCATTTTGCTAATTATTCCTCTTTCCTCCATCTGGTCAATTAGCCTTGCCGCCCTTGAATAACCAATTCTGAGTTTTCTTTGTAAAAATGAGGTTGAAACATTCTGCGCTTCCACCACAAGCTGAATAGCCTTGATCAAAAGCTCATCAACCTTATCATCTTTAACATCTAAAACCTTGCTGTTTATCTCTTCAATCACTTCCTGATTGTACTCAATGTTAAAGTTCTGTTTTAAAAACTCCACAACCTTCTCAACTTCGCTTTCAGAAACATACGCACCTTGAACTCTCAGAGGTTTTGCCAAACCTATTGGAAGATATAGCATATCACCTCTTCCCAAAAGCTTTTCAGCTCCCGCCTGGTCTAAAATTGTGCGTGAGTCAACTTGGGATGATACAGCAAAGGCTATTCGCGACGGAATATTTGCCTTAATAAGACCAGTGATGACATCTACAGAAGGTCTCTGGGTCGCAACAACAAGATGCATACCCGCTGCTCGTGCCATCTGCGCAAGCCTGCATATACTGTCTTCAACCTCGGCAGGTGATACCATCATAAGGTCGGCAAGTTCATCTATAATAATTACAATATATGGAAGTTTTTCTTGTCCATTTTCCTCACACCACTTGTTATAACCTATAACATCTCTTACACCCGCTGCAGCAAAAAGTTTGTACCTGTTTGCCATCTCTTGAACTGCCCAACTAAGTGCGTTTGCAGCTTTTTTGGCATCTGTTACAACCGGTATTAAAAGATGAGGTATACCATTGTACAAACTCAGCTCAACAACCTTCGGGTCAATTAAAATCAGTTTTACCTCATCAGGCATGCACCTGTAAAGAATGCTTATTATAAGCGAATTTATACACACACTCTTCCCCGACCCTGTTGCACCTGCAATCAAAAGGTGAGGCATTTTTGTTATATCTGCTATCACAGGACTTCCTGCAACGTCTTTACCTATGGCAAATGGTATCTTGTACTGCAGTGTGTAAAAATCTGGACTTTCAATCAACTCTCTTATATAAACAGGTTTTGGTTCTCTGTTTGGAATTTCTATTCCTATTGCAGACTTGTTTGGAATTGGTGCCTCAATTCTAACAGATGGTGCTGCCAGTGCAAGCGCAATGTCATCAGAAAGATTGACAATTCTGCTGACCTTTACCCCCTGTCCCGGTTGCAGCTCATATCTTGTAATTGTGGGTCCAACATTTACTTCTGTCACCTGAGCTTCAATACCAAAGTTTTTTAACGTCTCTTCCAGCTTTCTTATATTTTCATTTATATCTTTTCTTGAAACCTGCAAATTATCATTTTGTTTTTTAAGATAGTCAATGGGAGGATACAAATATTGACTGCTTGATCGTAATGTTTGCTTTTTGGCTACAACCTTATTACTTTCCTTAGATTTTTTGGGTATATTTACAATGACCTCTTCACTTTTTTTTTCTTCTTCTATATCAGCATCAAGATTGAAGTTGTAAAATCCATTACTTTTTATCTTTATATCCTTTTCAGTTTCTTCTACCCTTTTTTCATTTTGCTGGTTATTTTTAAGCTTTCTCTGTTTTAAAAAATCCCTTATCGAAAAGCTGAAAACAATCATACTCATGATTATAAGCGTGGAAAAACAAATTATGAGCGTGCCTGTAAAACCAAACAACGATACAAAAGGGTATGTAATAGCCCAGCCGAAAACACCAAATCCCTTGAAGTTCAAACCATCAAAGTATGCATCTTTTAAAACTTTTATAAATGAACCAAAAGTTTTTATATTTGTTTGCATAAAGGTGGTAAAAATCATGAATATAAGAAGTATATAAGTAAATACAATTATATCCCTTTTGTCAAACACCCTTGGTCTTCTTAAAATTGAATCAAGCGACACATAGAGCATGAAAGCAAGGATTAAGAAAACACCTACTCCAAAACATCCTAACAAGGTTTTCTTGACAAAATCGCCAACTATTCCTACTTTATCTGTTGAGACTGAAAAAACAAGAAATAGAAAGACAAAAAGCAAAAAAGTCCCGTACACCTCAGCATTTAACCTGTCAAAAACCTCTTTTTTTATTTTATATCTCTTCTTTTTCGAAACTGCCTTTGCTCTCATAAATCCCTTCACTTCTTCTGTGCTTATTTTTCTAAGAATATTATAGCCTTTTTCCAAAAAAATAAAACCCCAAAATATCTATTTGCGGGGGTCTTCATCATTTTTTGTCCTGGGACAAAGCAAAAGTGGCTGAATTTGCTTGCCAGATACTGCTTCAATTATTGTAGGAATGAGAAGAGAGTATTCTGCAACAAGTGAATTTGGCTTTGCCAAAGGATCATCCTGCCTAAATGGGACAAAGTAAATATTTTTTGTGTTTAGAAGAAGGGCAATATTTTTGCAGTTAAGACCAAGCGCATCGTTAGTAGATATCGCAACAACCACCGGTCTTTGATTTCTAAGATGCGCTTTTGCGCACATAACAGGGGTTTCATCAACAATTCCATTTGCAAGCTTGGCTATAAAGTTCCCTGTTGCAGGTGCAACAACCAGTACATCAAACAGTTTTTTAGGACCGACAGGTTCTGCTTCCACAATATTTGTTATTGGCGGGTTTCCACAAATAGAAACTATTCTCTTCACAACTTCGTCCGCTTTTCCATAGCGTGTATCAGTTGTCTGTACTTTTTCACTGAATATTGGCGTTATGATTGCACCTTGTTTTTTGAGTTCTTCAATCACAGGTATTATTTGGTCAATTGTGCAGAACGAGCCTGTAATAGCAAACCCTATTTTCAGATTGTTCAAGCTCACTCTATCACCCCCAGATTTCTTCCAGCAAACTCAACAGTACTTCAGATATATATTTGGCAGCTGTAACTGGTGCCACCTTGCCAGGAAGAGAAAGCGCATGTACCACTTCAATATCCTTTTCCCTTGCATATTCAAAGTCTACTCCACCTGGTTTTGAGGCAAGGTCAATTACAAGAGTATCGGCTCTCATCCTATCTATCACTTCTTTCGTAACAACCACAGCAGGAATGGTATTAATAATCAAATCCATTTTATTTACATACTCTGCTATATCACAGAGGCGGACCGGTAGAAAACCAAATGCTTTGCACCATGTAAGATCTGAACTTTTCCTTGAAGCCACATATATGTTTGCTTCAAATCCTCTCAAGACCTTTGCAAGGACTTTGCCTATTCTTCCATATCCAAGTATTAAGATGTTCGAAGAGTGAAGGGTAATTGGCATCTTCTCAATTGCAATCATCAAACAGCCTTCAACAGTAGGAATTGCGTTCAGTATCGCAAGCTCTTCTTTTTCATAAAGGTCAAAAAATTTTATATTTTTCTCTCTGCAAAGATTCTTCACACTTTCAGGAATTACGCTTGCAATGAGCACAATATCTCTACAAGATAGCTTTTCTATTAAACTTTGTATCTCTACAGACTGCTGTGAAAGAGGTGCAAATATATACTTTCCATCCTGTGTGAAGGGAATTGGTCCTATTAATACCTTAGACTTTTCAATAACCTCATCCAAAGTCTCTGCAAAATTTATATTTGGACTATTGAACACCTTGCTTTTATCTGTTGCCCATAGCAAAACATCAAATCCTTTATCAGCCAAGCTTTTCGCCAAAATCAAAATCCTCTGGTCCCCACCAATAACACCTATATGTTTTTCCATCATTACCCCTCTTTTTTTGTTCTTGCTGTAAAGCTAATATAATCTATGTTTTAAGTTCAAAAAAGGTGCTTGGACAAAAAATAAAAGCCACTTTTATTAGTGGCTTTCTACCTCTTTCAACCTTCCTTAAAATGCATCTTTGATAAGATTTATTTTTGTCACATCATTTTTGCCATTTATAAATATCTCCACAACATCAAATCTGTACAAATACTTGCCCTGCGAAAGATGGTATGCAATGAAATACTCAGCAACCCTTTTTATGTGAAGCTGTTTTTTGAAGTTGACAGATTCTGAAGGCAAACCAAATTTCAAACTTTTCCTTGTTTTTACCTCAACAAATACAATAGTCTTGCCTTCTTTTGCTATTATGTCAATTTCACCAAGCCTACATCGAAAATTGATTCTCAAAATCTCATATCCTTGTTTTCTTAAAAAATCAACCGCTAGATCCTCACCAAATCTTCCCACCTGCTTTAAATTCATCTTTTACTTTTCCCCGTTCCTATTAATTTTATCAAGATACCCAATGAAAACTAATATCTGCGCAACAACCTCATACAAGTCCTCCGGAATATACTCCTGAAGCTCTAAATTAAACAGCTTTTCTGCCACGTTTTGGTCTTTATATACAGGAATGTTTTCCTGTTTTGCCTTTTCAATAATCTTTTCTGCAACATAACCTTTTCCTTTCGCAACAACTTTCGGTGCTATGTCTTTAAGATCATATTTTATAGCCACAGCTTTTTTTATCTTTTTCTTATTCATTATCTCACACCTTCAAATCAAGCCTGCTTAAGGTATTATCAAATATTAAATAGTCAACTGCAAGAGAAGAATTAGAGGTGTTATCAATTCTGTATTCAATATCAAGTTTATACCTATTTTCTTTTAGAAGCTCTAAGAGCTTCTGCTGGTTTTCTCTTATCAAATTCAAAGTTGACAGCCTTTCACAAACTATGATTGATTTGAAACTACCGTGGAAAACCTTTTTAACATAAATGCCTATTGTCCCAATGTTCTGCGTTGTCAGTTTTAGCATAATGGAATTTGCTTTAAAGTTTGAAACACCCTTTTTCTTGTTAACAAAAACTGAAATTTCATATTGGTGATTATTAAGCTCATACTTGAGATTAAAAATATTCATGTAAAAGGTATCAAAATCAAGTGTGATTTGCTGGCTTTGATTTGAGTTTATCTTCTCCAGCAGCTGTAACACCTTTTGTCCTGAAAACTCTGTGCGAGACCCAGCTATCTTGAAAAGTAAAAATTCATCTTTTTTATTCAAAGCAATATCTTGAATTTTTACTGCTTCTTTATTCTGAAATCTTTCAAAAAACTCCTTAATCTTTTCCCCAAACCTTATAAATTCACTTTTTTCTTTTATAAATTCCTCTTTTGACAAAGGCTTTTTAGAAAAAATCAAGCCCAAAAAAGCAAATAAGTCATTTTCATTATCTATTTTAATATCAAAATTTCTTATATGATCATTTAACATACTTTTAAAAAAATCCTTCATGAAATTCTTCTGAGGAACAAAAATCAATCCTTTCCCTTTTTCAAATACCACTATAAAACTCTCACTTTTGTAGTCAGAAAATTTCAGCTTTTCCAATATCCCATTTTCATTTTGACTTCCCAAAAAAACCTCTTTTTTAAATTCAAAGGTTTTATCAGACAACTTCAAAAAGACATTTTCATCTTTATCAATTTCCAAAGAAGCAACGAACATCTTTTCTTTCTCTGCAAACTCCAAAAATTCAGTTGCAAACTTATCTTCAGGAATGGTAAAAATCTCTTCTTTCTCTCTTTCTACAAGGTCAAATACGCTATTTAACTTCACAGCATCGAGGGTTTTAAATAAAGTCTCTTCTTGTAGTTTACCTCCAAAGTAAGATATACTATTAAAATCTTCTTGTTTAGAAACAACGTCCATTATCTTGAATGTAAGCTTGCCATCTTTCCAAACAGGATTTGCAAGACGCACCTTGTCACCTGGATTAAAAGAAAATGAGGAGCCATTTTGAGCTAAAATTATCTTTGAACCTACATTCAGAATAAGCCTATCTCCTTCAACTCCGACAACCTGAGCATCAAATTCTTTTGCTTGACTATCAAAAAGGTTCAGTATCTCTTTTATGTTATTTTGTGTTAAGAAAGTTACAAGATTATTTACTTGATTCATATTTTTCACCTTAAAGAGATAGAATATTTTTCAAAAACGAAATCCTGTGAATTTCGCATGGACCATATTTTTGCAAAATCTCTATGTGCTCTTTTGTGCCATATCCTTTGTGTTTTTCAAATTTATAGAGTGGGTACTTTGAAGAAATCTCTACTATATATCTATCCCTTGAAACCTTTGCTAAAATGGACGCACAGGCAATTGAATAGGATTTTCTGTCACCTTTTATGATAGCCCTTTGATTAAAGTTCAGGTTCGGAATTTCATAACCATCCACTAACACTATGTCGGGCTCAATTTTTAAGTTTTCTATAGCATTTTTCATGACCAAAAAAGTTGCATTGTTTATGTTTATCTCATCTATGATTTTGCTATCCACCATAGCAACAGAATAGGCTATGCTCCCTTTTATTATCTCTTCAAAGAGTTTTTCTCTCTTTTTAGGAGTCAGCTTTTTTGAGTCTCTCACACCTTCAATTATCCTTTTTCTGTCCATTACAACTGCTGCAGCAAAAACAGGTCCTGCCAAAGGTCCTCTTCCTGCTTCATCAACACCGCAGATAAATCTGTAACCTTCATTCAAAAGCTTTTCCTCTATTTCAAAATAGTTTTCATCTTCTGACAACCTCATCAAGTGTTATCCTCCCAATCTTTCCTTTTCTCAAATCATCCAAAAACATGGTTGCTGCTTTAAGAGTATCAATTTTTCCTTCTTTAAGTATACACCCTCTCTTCTTCCCAATTTCTATTAAGTACTCTTCCTCAGAAAGGGTAGAAAAATCTATTGAATACTTGGCTTTCAATAAATGAGAATATTCTTCTTTTATCATCCCAATTGTCTTCTTTGCAACAAATTCTTTATCAAAAAGTTCCTCCTTAACACTGCCTATAGCACAAAGCTTTATAGCAACAGTATCATCTTCAAGCTTTGGTATAAGTATCCCTGGTGTGTCAAGCATCTCAAAATAGTCGTTGATTTTTATCCACTGCTTTGCTCTTGTAACACCAGGCTTGTCACCTGTTCTTGCCTTGGCTGAATTTGTTATCTTGTTTATAAGTGTCGACTTTCCGACATTTGGTATGCCAAGAACAGCAAATCTTATAATTTTTCTTCGACCTCTTTGTTTTGCCTCTTCAATCTTGTCTTTTAATAAATTTTCGGCTATTTTCAATATACTCTTTACATTTGTTCCTTTTAAAGAGTCAATACATACAGCAACTTGGTTATTTTTCTGGAAATATTTTGCAAATTCGTGATTTTTCGTCTCATCGGCTAAATCTGATTTGTTCAAAACATAAATCTTAGGTTTATCTTTTATCAAAACTTCGAGCTGTTCGTTTCTGGAACTCAAAGGTGCTCTTGCATCAAGCAAAATTAGATACAAATCAATATACTTGTTTAGCTCTAAAATTTCTCTTTTCGCCTTTTGCATATGGCCAGGGTACCACTGAACGATCAAAGTAAAAATCCTCCTCTTTTTGTTGTAAATATAAAAAAGAGACTAAGCTTTTTTAAGCATTAGTCTCTTCGGTATTGTTATTCTCTTTATTGTTTGGCTGCTGAACAAGCTCTTTAATCTTTGCAGCCTTACCTATCTTTTCTCTGATGTAATAGAGTTTTGCTCTTCTTACTTTACCTCTTCTTATAACTTCAATCTTCTCAAGTCTTGGTGAGTGAAGAGGGAATACTCTTTCAACACCAATACCATATGAAATTCTTCTGACTGTGAAAGTTTCCGAAAGCCCTTTTCCTCTTCTTTTTATGACAAGCCCTTCGAAAGCTTGCACTCTTTCTCTTCCACCTTCAATGACCTTAAAGTAAACTCTTACTGTGTCACCAGGTTTGAAATCAGGAATATCTTTTCTTAACATTTCGCTTTCAATCTCTCTGATTATATCCATCTTCCACTTTCCCTCCTTCCAGCAATAAGGATGTTCTTGCAAACCATGTTTGCAGAGGACCATGTACTTTATTTACAAGAAAAAAGCTCAAAAATGAACATGTGTAATTATAACACAATTTTTTGCGTCTCACAATATTTTATTAAAAATTCTCTGTCTTCGTCGGTCAGCTCAAAATCTTTGAGCAAATCAGGTCTGTTTTTTATTGTTTTCAGTAAGCTCTGATACCTTCTCCACTTTCTTATTTTTTTATGGTCTCCGCACAAAAGTATCTCAGGAACTTTTTTGCCTCTGAACTCAAGCGGTCTTGTATACTGCGGATATTCCAAAAGCCCTGTTGAAAAACTCTCTTCTTGAGCTGACTTTTCTTCAATGACTCCTTTTACAAGCCGCGAAACTGAGTCGATCACCACAAGTGCAGCATACTCTCCTCCAGTTAAAACATAGTCGCCTATAGAAATCTCATCTGTTACAATCATGTCAATTACTCTCTGGTCAATTCCTTCATAGTGCCCACATATTATTATAATCTCTTTTTCTTGTGACAGCTGCTCGGCATACCGCTGAGTGTATGTTTTGCCTTGAGGTGTAAGATAAATAACTCTGTGAGGTTTGGTTGGTTTTACACTCTCATATGCATCAATTATCGGCTGGGCAGTCATAACCATTCCAAACCCGCCGCCGTATGGATAGTCATCTGTCCTCTTGTGTTTATCAAGTGTAAAATCTCGTATATTAATTGCCTCTATCTTTATCAGCCCTTTTTGCTGAGCTCTTTTTAAGATGCTGTAGTTTGTTGCAGACAAAATCACTTCTGGAAATAAAGTTAGAACTTTGAATATCATCTTCAATCCAACAACCCTTCAACAACCTTTATTTTCATATATCCCCCTTCGATATTGACCTCTTTTACAATGTCTTTCAAAGCAGGAATCAGTATGTCTTTCTTTCCTATATAGCTGTCGCAAATGTACACATCATTGCTGCCAGTTTTTAAAACATCCTTTATTCTACCCAGTTTTCTGCCATCTAAATCATACACTTCAAGCCCAATAATATCGCATATAAAATAAGTGTCCTTTGGCAGTTTTTTGGCTCTTTCTCTTTCTATCACTATATACCTGTTTTTCAGCTTTTGTGCTTCATCTATGCTGGAAATTTCTTTGAACTTGATTATCACAATATTATCTTTTACTCTATATCTTTCAATTGTGAGCTTTGTTGAAAGGTTATCTTCCAAAAAAACATATTCAAGCTCAGAAAACCTGTCAACCTCATCTGTAAGAGGTATTACTTTCACTTCTCCTTTGAGCCCAAATGTGTTCACAATCTTGCCAACCTGGAGGTACTTATACATAATCTACCTGGTCAACCGAACTGTGCATACTAGCACGAGTTCAGCAGCTGGGGTATTTATATTCCGCCTTTCAAGCTTTCCCAGCCCCAGCAGGCGGTATTTGGGAAAGCCATAGCCCCTGCCCTAAGAAGCAGGAACTTGCGCCCTTTTTAGCCGGGTCTCCCCACTTGCCCTGAAACCAAAAATGACTTCAGGACAAACATGTCCCGCAGAACTCTGCCAGGAGAGAGTGGTGTTACCACCGCTACCCTGAGAACTCGCCAGAGATTGCAGACTTTACCGCAGACATCAGAACTTGTTCCGTCCAGAGGTTCTGATGCCATCTCTGATTCACTCTCAGGGCTTTGTAAAAACTTTTTTACTCTTTCTATCTCTTTGAGTTGCTTTTTCCTTAAGCATGTGTTCTTAACTACCTTCTGTACGTATTCCTTCAGCTTATCCAGTTCATTTTCATCAAGCCTGCCAAGAAGTTGCATATAATTGTGCGGTATCCTTTCTCTCAACCCAAGCCCTCTTCTTGCTATCACATACGCTGCCCCAACGTCTTTGCTCACCATATACTGCGGTGCATACTTCAACATCCCTATCACTGAAGTGTATGCAGGGTCCACTTCTACAACTTCTATCCCTTCTCGCTTTGCTAAAAGTTTTACCTTCTCCAAAAGCAACCTGTATCCAAAATAGTGCCTTATCCGCCTCGATTTTCTCCCTGAAAAATCTCCTCTTCTGCCCCTGTCCTGTATGCTAAGGTTCTCTATCACTATGGCTTTTTGCTTTCCTTTTGCCATCTGTACTATCATGTGAGCATACTGCCACCTGTAATACTCTTTTTTGCTTAAGCTTCCGCTCTCAAGCTCTGGCATCGGTATCCTACCGTAACTCAAAAACTGTCCGTTCTCATCCGTTTCTACCCATGCTATGTGTCTTGGATATGCGTTAGTGTCTATACCTATAACTCCATTTGCTCTCGTTATCCCGGGCTTTGGAAAAACCTCTTCAACAGTAAAATAGGCATATACTACACCATTTTTTAGTTTCAACTCTACAGAATAAGGCTCTCCTGAGCTGCTTATTGCCTGCAGAAGTTGATTCCTGTCTGTGTACGTTTTTCCTTTTGTCTTCCATCCAGATTGTATCGTCGCATATACGTACTTCCTTTCCCCCACGTTGATTCTGAGCCTGGTAAAAACCCCATCTGTCTCAATCCTTGTGTTAAGATTCCCCTTCTTGCTCCTGTCTCCTCTTGAGTACAGATTCCCTTTCCTCTTCTCCTGCCACTTTCGTTGAAGTTCCCTGTACGCCCTACCATTTATGTGCCTCTTCTTGAGCTTTTCAAACAATTCTCTACCACCAAAGACAACCTTTTCTGGGTTTTCTCCTCTCTCTTCACAGGATTTTTTAATGCTTTCGGCTTTCATTATCGCATCATCAACATATCGGGAGTTCAGGTTGAAAACTCCCTGCAGGTCCCTTTTGAGTTCTTTCCTCTCATGCCCTTCCAGCAGTCTCTTATATGCATACCTCATACAAGACGACCATCTTCTCATTAGCTCTAATACTCTTTGCTTATCTTCGCTGCTATCAAAAGTTAGCTTGGCTTGAACTGTTACCATGTCTTTTAGCACCTCTTTGCCCATAAATCCTTGCTGCAAAAGATGTATAGTAGAGGTGTCCTGAGAGGTGTTATTAATCCTTCCTTTTCCCAGTTTATTAGTATTCTTCGGCAGATAGCATATATCTCTTTAACTTTTTGAATACTTAACAACATTTAACATCGCCTGGTCGGAATTATATCTTTTGGCATTGTTATTTTCAACTGTTGTGACCTCCTTTTTAAAAAAGAGTTAGGCAAGATACGCCTAACTCTTTTATTGTAAAATCTCAACTATAACTCTCTTGTTGTCTTTGTTTGCTGCAGCTCTGACAACTGTTCTTATAGCTCTTGCTATTCGTCCCTGCTTGCCAATGACCTTTCCCATATCTTCAGGAGCAACTTTAAGCTCAATAATTACTGACTGCTCACCGTGGATTTCACTAACCTTTACTTGGTCTGGATTGTCAACAAGAGATTTTGCTATGACTTCAACTAAATCTTTTAGCATGACAAACTACCCCTCCTTCTACATATGTTTTATTCAATCACACCAGCTTTTTTAAGTAGAATTTTAACTGTATCTGTTGGCTGAGCCCCGTATGATAACCATTTTTTTGCCTTTTCAACATCAACTTTGATGTCAGCAGGATTCTTCAAAGGATTGTAATAGCCAATTTCGTCAATTGTTTTTCCATCTCTCGGTGTGCGTGAATCTGCAACAACAATTCTATAAAAAGGATTGTTTTTGGCACCCATTCTCTTGAGCCTTATTCTTACTGCCACTTACATCACCTCCTCTTTTAAATGTTTTGATGTATTACATGAAAGGAAATTTAAATTTTCCTTTCTTGGCAAAGCTGGGATTTGAAAATTGCTTCATCATCCTTTTCATGTCTTCAAACTGTTTCAAAAGCCTGTTTACATCTTGAACAGTGGTGCCTGACCCCATCGCAATTCGTCTTTTTCTGCTGGAATTAATAATGCTTGGGTCTTGGCGTTCTTCTTTTGTCATGGAATTTATGATTGCTTCTATCTTCTTAAGTTCCTTCTCACCAGCATCAAAATCCACATCACCCTTTAGTTTAATGCCGGGTATCATGGAAATAATCTGAGATAAAGGCCCCATCTTCTTTATTTGCTTTAGCTGATCTAAAAAATCTTCAAGAGTAAACTGCATGCTTCTGAGCTTTTTTTCAAGCTCCTCAGCCTTTTTCTGGTCAATTGCCTCCTGAGCTTTCTCTATTAATGTCAAAACATCTCCCATTCCAAGTATTCTTGATGCCATCCTGTCAGGATGAAAAACCTCTAAATCTTCCATCTTCTCACCAACACCGGCAAACTTTATAGGCTTGCCAGTTATTGCCTTGACAGAAAGTGCAGCTCCGCCTCGTGTGTCACCGTCAAGCTTTGTCATAATAATTCCGTCTATGCCAAGTTGATCATTGAAAGCTTCTGCAACATTCACAGCATCTTGACCTGTCATAGCATCTACTACAAGCAAAATTTCTGTGGGTTTCACAGCATTTTTGATATTTTTAAGCTCATCCATAAGTTCCTGATTTATATGAAGTCTTCCTGCTGTATCTATTATAACAACATCAGACCTGTTTGATTTTGCAAACTCAATGCCATCTTTTGCTATCTTGACAGCATCTTGACTTGTATAATCTGCATAGCATTTTACACCAACCTTTTGTGCAACAACTTCTAATTGCTTTATTGCAGCAGGTCTGTAAATATCACATGCAACAAGCGAAGGATTTTTCCCCTGTTTTTTCAAAAGCCCTGCAAGCTTACCAGCTGTAGTTGTCTTACCAGAACCCTGAAGTCCTACCATCATATAGATTGAAAACCCGCTTGGTGAAAATGTAAGTTTAGTGTCACTACCACCAAGAAGGTTTACCATCTCGTCGTACACAATTTTTATCACCTGCTGAGCAGGAGTCAGGCTTTCCAAAACTTCTTCTCCCACAGCCTTTTGTGTCACAGTGTTAATAAAATCTTTTACCACCTTATAGTTGACATCAGCTTCTAAAAGGGCAAGCTTCACCTCTTTCATAGCTTCTTTGATATCCTTTTCTGTTAGCTTGCCCTTTCCTCTCAACTTTTTAAAGACATCCTGTAATTTTTCAGAAAGACTGCTAAACATTTTCTTGCCACTCCTGAATACTATTTATTATACTCATAATTTCTTCGTCTTTATATCTATCGTATATTCTCCTCAGTTTTTGCAATACTTCATCAATTAAACTTATGTTTTTATAATACCTATCCGCAAGCCTGAGCTTTTCCTCATATTTTTTCAAGACCATTTCTGCTTTTCTGAATGCATCAAAAACACCTTGTCGTGATATACCAAGTTCTTTTGATATTTCTCCCAAGGTTAAATCTTCATTTACATACAGCTCAATAATCTTTTTTTGTCTTTCGGTTAAAAAATCTTTATAAAAATCATAAAGAAGACTTAAATATACCTTACTTTCTTGTTGCATTTTCAATTTCATCTCTCTGTAAAGCTTAAAAACTTGACACTTATATATAATAATTGATCTATAATGTTTTGTCAAAAATTTTTTAAAGATTCATTTTAAAAAATCAA includes the following:
- the ylqF gene encoding ribosome biogenesis GTPase YlqF; translation: MIVQWYPGHMQKAKREILELNKYIDLYLILLDARAPLSSRNEQLEVLIKDKPKIYVLNKSDLADETKNHEFAKYFQKNNQVAVCIDSLKGTNVKSILKIAENLLKDKIEEAKQRGRRKIIRFAVLGIPNVGKSTLINKITNSAKARTGDKPGVTRAKQWIKINDYFEMLDTPGILIPKLEDDTVAIKLCAIGSVKEELFDKEFVAKKTIGMIKEEYSHLLKAKYSIDFSTLSEEEYLIEIGKKRGCILKEGKIDTLKAATMFLDDLRKGKIGRITLDEVVRR
- the rplS gene encoding 50S ribosomal protein L19, whose amino-acid sequence is MDIIREIESEMLRKDIPDFKPGDTVRVYFKVIEGGRERVQAFEGLVIKRRGKGLSETFTVRRISYGIGVERVFPLHSPRLEKIEVIRRGKVRRAKLYYIREKIGKAAKIKELVQQPNNKENNNTEETNA
- the dpsA gene encoding dipicolinate synthase subunit DpsA, whose amino-acid sequence is MEKHIGVIGGDQRILILAKSLADKGFDVLLWATDKSKVFNSPNINFAETLDEVIEKSKVLIGPIPFTQDGKYIFAPLSQQSVEIQSLIEKLSCRDIVLIASVIPESVKNLCREKNIKFFDLYEKEELAILNAIPTVEGCLMIAIEKMPITLHSSNILILGYGRIGKVLAKVLRGFEANIYVASRKSSDLTWCKAFGFLPVRLCDIAEYVNKMDLIINTIPAVVVTKEVIDRMRADTLVIDLASKPGGVDFEYAREKDIEVVHALSLPGKVAPVTAAKYISEVLLSLLEEIWG
- a CDS encoding FtsK/SpoIIIE family DNA translocase, encoding MRAKAVSKKKRYKIKKEVFDRLNAEVYGTFLLFVFLFLVFSVSTDKVGIVGDFVKKTLLGCFGVGVFLILAFMLYVSLDSILRRPRVFDKRDIIVFTYILLIFMIFTTFMQTNIKTFGSFIKVLKDAYFDGLNFKGFGVFGWAITYPFVSLFGFTGTLIICFSTLIIMSMIVFSFSIRDFLKQRKLKNNQQNEKRVEETEKDIKIKSNGFYNFNLDADIEEEKKSEEVIVNIPKKSKESNKVVAKKQTLRSSSQYLYPPIDYLKKQNDNLQVSRKDINENIRKLEETLKNFGIEAQVTEVNVGPTITRYELQPGQGVKVSRIVNLSDDIALALAAPSVRIEAPIPNKSAIGIEIPNREPKPVYIRELIESPDFYTLQYKIPFAIGKDVAGSPVIADITKMPHLLIAGATGSGKSVCINSLIISILYRCMPDEVKLILIDPKVVELSLYNGIPHLLIPVVTDAKKAANALSWAVQEMANRYKLFAAAGVRDVIGYNKWCEENGQEKLPYIVIIIDELADLMMVSPAEVEDSICRLAQMARAAGMHLVVATQRPSVDVITGLIKANIPSRIAFAVSSQVDSRTILDQAGAEKLLGRGDMLYLPIGLAKPLRVQGAYVSESEVEKVVEFLKQNFNIEYNQEVIEEINSKVLDVKDDKVDELLIKAIQLVVEAQNVSTSFLQRKLRIGYSRAARLIDQMEERGIISKMDSTGKRQVLITKEQFDEMLMNME
- a CDS encoding dipicolinate synthase subunit B; protein product: MSLNNLKIGFAITGSFCTIDQIIPVIEELKKQGAIITPIFSEKVQTTDTRYGKADEVVKRIVSICGNPPITNIVEAEPVGPKKLFDVLVVAPATGNFIAKLANGIVDETPVMCAKAHLRNQRPVVVAISTNDALGLNCKNIALLLNTKNIYFVPFRQDDPLAKPNSLVAEYSLLIPTIIEAVSGKQIQPLLLCPRTKNDEDPRK
- a CDS encoding EscU/YscU/HrcU family type III secretion system export apparatus switch protein, yielding MNKKKIKKAVAIKYDLKDIAPKVVAKGKGYVAEKIIEKAKQENIPVYKDQNVAEKLFNLELQEYIPEDLYEVVAQILVFIGYLDKINRNGEK
- a CDS encoding ribonuclease HII, giving the protein MRLSEDENYFEIEEKLLNEGYRFICGVDEAGRGPLAGPVFAAAVVMDRKRIIEGVRDSKKLTPKKREKLFEEIIKGSIAYSVAMVDSKIIDEININNATFLVMKNAIENLKIEPDIVLVDGYEIPNLNFNQRAIIKGDRKSYSIACASILAKVSRDRYIVEISSKYPLYKFEKHKGYGTKEHIEILQKYGPCEIHRISFLKNILSL
- a CDS encoding YraN family protein, whose translation is MNLKQVGRFGEDLAVDFLRKQGYEILRINFRCRLGEIDIIAKEGKTIVFVEVKTRKSLKFGLPSESVNFKKQLHIKRVAEYFIAYHLSQGKYLYRFDVVEIFINGKNDVTKINLIKDAF